One genomic window of Leptospira paudalimensis includes the following:
- the nadE gene encoding NAD(+) synthase, with amino-acid sequence MTKSKIAAVSLNTTPLDFLGNFESIVSAIQNKESEDADLILFPELCISGYGCEDAFYRPSLWEKSIDVVNKIKTISPRQVVVVGLPVFVDSFLYNCMAVLYDGKIQALVPKFNLANTGVHYERRWFHSPQSFTNKQITIGNAEIPFGHFLFSMKNFTFAIEICEDSWSTLKPSMFYNLSGVDVILSPGASHFAMGKQNTRRQIFKETSRNQNNLQVFTNLCGNESGRIIFEGGTFFSSCGSLLKEGPRLHFTPVAITSVSFDPNDIKASKARNLREPSPNPNGDELTTIILKPNGQLEKESRVNFQILDKRGEEKLADLVSTESLSPFEEFTKAVCLGLFDYLRKSKTKGYTLSLSGGADSATCALLVSTMVSIAKVENGESIFTKLGLVEKNLLVTLYQKTKNNSPITEEIAKTLSAELGCEYHSISIDEMVSSSVSIIESVKGTKLNWSEHDLALQNIQARVRSPLIWLLANLNGHLLLSTGNRSEAAVGYTTMDGDSSGSIAPLAGVSKEFLLDWLDDIQKGNNRYITPKHSIQMLRNTKPTAELKPLAEHQEDEKDLMPYPILNSIERQLVYLGMDESNVWEGLKREFPWERDNNLFGYVQKFKKLFGISQWKRERLPPSFHLDEYGLDPKSSYRYPILSNET; translated from the coding sequence TTATGGTTGTGAAGATGCGTTTTACCGCCCAAGTCTTTGGGAAAAATCAATTGATGTTGTAAATAAAATCAAAACCATTTCGCCGAGACAAGTGGTAGTGGTGGGCCTTCCTGTTTTTGTAGATTCCTTTTTATACAATTGTATGGCAGTTTTGTACGATGGCAAAATCCAGGCCCTTGTACCAAAATTCAATTTAGCAAATACAGGCGTACACTATGAACGACGTTGGTTCCACTCACCTCAATCTTTTACAAACAAACAAATAACAATTGGGAATGCAGAAATACCGTTTGGTCATTTTTTGTTTTCCATGAAAAACTTCACGTTCGCGATTGAAATTTGTGAAGACAGTTGGTCAACACTCAAACCATCTATGTTTTATAATTTATCTGGTGTAGATGTCATCCTTTCACCAGGTGCTTCCCATTTTGCGATGGGTAAACAAAATACGCGTAGGCAAATTTTTAAAGAAACAAGCCGTAACCAAAACAATTTACAAGTATTTACCAACCTCTGTGGAAATGAATCGGGAAGGATCATCTTTGAAGGGGGGACATTCTTTTCCTCTTGTGGTTCCCTCTTAAAAGAAGGACCGAGATTACACTTCACTCCTGTTGCCATCACAAGTGTTTCTTTCGACCCGAATGATATCAAAGCATCCAAGGCGAGGAATTTACGAGAACCAAGTCCCAATCCCAATGGAGACGAACTCACCACAATCATCTTAAAACCAAATGGACAACTTGAAAAAGAATCCCGGGTGAACTTCCAAATTTTAGACAAACGTGGGGAAGAGAAGTTAGCGGATCTGGTTTCGACAGAATCCTTAAGCCCGTTTGAAGAATTCACAAAAGCAGTTTGCCTTGGGTTATTTGATTATTTGCGAAAATCCAAAACAAAAGGGTATACCCTCTCCCTTTCTGGCGGAGCTGATAGTGCAACCTGTGCCTTACTTGTCTCCACGATGGTATCGATTGCCAAAGTAGAAAATGGTGAATCCATTTTCACCAAACTTGGATTAGTAGAAAAAAATCTCCTAGTTACTTTGTACCAAAAAACAAAAAATAATTCACCCATCACAGAAGAAATCGCAAAAACCTTAAGTGCAGAATTGGGATGTGAATACCATTCCATATCCATTGATGAAATGGTTTCCAGTTCCGTTTCCATCATCGAATCGGTAAAAGGAACCAAACTGAATTGGAGCGAACATGACTTAGCCTTACAAAACATCCAAGCAAGGGTTCGTTCTCCTCTCATTTGGTTACTTGCAAACTTAAATGGACATCTCCTTCTCTCCACAGGAAATAGAAGTGAAGCTGCTGTTGGTTACACAACAATGGATGGAGATTCTTCAGGTTCCATTGCCCCACTTGCAGGTGTAAGTAAGGAATTTTTACTCGATTGGTTAGATGATATCCAAAAGGGAAACAATCGATACATCACTCCGAAACATTCCATTCAGATGTTACGCAATACAAAACCAACAGCGGAACTGAAACCTCTCGCCGAACACCAGGAAGATGAAAAAGATCTCATGCCTTATCCCATCCTCAATTCCATTGAACGACAATTGGTGTATTTGGGAATGGACGAATCCAATGTTTGGGAAGGTTTAAAGAGAGAATTCCCTTGGGAACGAGATAACAATTTATTCGGTTATGTCCAAAAATTCAAAAAACTATTTGGGATTTCGCAATGGAAAAGAGAAAGGTTACCTCCCTCTTTCCATTTGGATGAGTATGGACTAGATCCTAAATCCAGTTACCGGTATCCAATCCTTTCAAACGAAACTTAA